One Vallitalea pronyensis genomic region harbors:
- a CDS encoding alpha-amylase family glycosyl hydrolase: MPIKASNIFKSFLILLSMNLLLTACSHNKKVKWIDDATIYEVNLRQYTEEGTFEAFQEHLPRLQELGVKILWFMPIHPISETKRKGTLGSYYAVTDYKAVNPEFGTMEDFKDLVKACHDMGFKVILDWVANHTGWDNKWISEHPEWYTQSNGRIIKPPGTDWSDVADLNYKNKEMRKAMKDAMVFWVKELDIDGYRCDVAGSVPVDFWEDVSTALHKIKPVFMLAEDGADYSLMDNAFDANYNWHLLGSINKTAKEGSTVSRIRSDIRRGVSAYPKGSFPMNFITNHDENSWNGTTKERLGDAKDLMNALIFTAPGMPLIYSGQEASLNKRLQFFEKDNIDWSDLTEQEFYKQLVTLKKDNEALWNGSAGGNITFIETTEKPVLAYARVKGKNKVIFIGNFTSKENTFSLKKMDVSGSYTNYFNEEEIVLEEGKTLQLGPWDFYIFVNK; this comes from the coding sequence ATGCCAATAAAAGCAAGTAACATATTTAAAAGTTTTCTTATCTTATTAAGTATGAACCTCTTATTGACAGCTTGTAGCCATAACAAGAAAGTCAAATGGATAGACGATGCGACGATTTATGAAGTGAATCTAAGGCAATATACAGAAGAAGGAACCTTTGAAGCCTTTCAGGAGCATTTGCCAAGATTACAAGAATTAGGTGTAAAGATTTTATGGTTTATGCCTATTCATCCTATCTCTGAAACAAAAAGAAAAGGGACATTGGGATCTTATTATGCTGTTACAGATTATAAGGCTGTTAACCCGGAGTTTGGGACCATGGAAGATTTTAAGGACTTAGTAAAAGCATGTCATGATATGGGGTTCAAAGTAATACTTGATTGGGTGGCCAATCATACGGGTTGGGATAATAAGTGGATTAGCGAACATCCAGAATGGTATACCCAATCCAATGGAAGGATTATTAAGCCCCCTGGAACCGATTGGTCCGATGTAGCGGATCTTAATTATAAGAATAAAGAGATGAGAAAGGCCATGAAAGACGCCATGGTTTTCTGGGTGAAAGAGTTAGATATTGATGGGTATCGATGTGATGTAGCTGGTAGTGTACCTGTGGACTTCTGGGAAGATGTATCCACAGCTTTACATAAAATAAAGCCTGTATTTATGTTAGCGGAAGATGGAGCTGATTATTCACTAATGGATAATGCCTTTGATGCTAATTATAACTGGCATTTGTTAGGCTCTATCAATAAAACGGCTAAAGAAGGCAGCACCGTAAGCCGTATTCGTTCAGATATAAGAAGAGGGGTATCGGCTTATCCAAAAGGCTCATTTCCCATGAATTTTATTACAAATCATGATGAAAATTCATGGAATGGCACAACAAAAGAAAGGCTAGGCGATGCTAAAGACCTGATGAATGCACTTATTTTTACCGCTCCAGGTATGCCGCTTATTTACTCAGGACAAGAGGCTTCACTCAATAAGCGACTGCAATTTTTTGAAAAAGATAACATTGATTGGTCTGACCTTACAGAACAAGAATTTTATAAGCAGCTGGTCACCCTTAAGAAGGATAATGAAGCCTTATGGAATGGTTCGGCAGGGGGAAATATAACCTTTATTGAAACAACAGAAAAACCTGTTCTTGCTTACGCTAGGGTAAAGGGCAAGAATAAAGTGATATTTATCGGCAACTTTACCAGCAAAGAAAACACGTTCTCTCTAAAAAAGATGGATGTAAGCGGCTCTTATACCAACTATTTTAATGAAGAAGAAATAGTACTTGAAGAAGGTAAGACCCTTCAACTTGGCCCTTGGGATTTTTATATTTTTGTTAATAAATAA
- a CDS encoding LacI family DNA-binding transcriptional regulator, translated as MERSKKSKVTLQTIADKLQVSRNTVSKALNDHADVAEETKQLIYSTAVELGYKKIGILQKKELHIQKQREEEAKKDINKNIAFLSYGLQVEGSYWSHILNGIEEVAREQGYNVILGSISEEDEEHLILPNCVSNGAIDGIVLMGSLKKDYVKKVIGGDIPTVLIDTFAEKYYGQIGADIIMVNNEESTRMLTEHLLEQGITDIGFIGDITYSKSFRERWEGFLRAMQEANVPVNSDYCIIHNEAFHYQHREAVEEEMQKMVKLPRALVCANDRVAINVIRDIKRKGIRVPEDVAIVGFDNIDEAKIIEPSLTTVNICKRDLGRRTMDELIWRIKNPNYPYEVIRMHTKVKIRKSSIC; from the coding sequence ATGGAACGTTCTAAAAAAAGTAAGGTAACCTTACAGACCATAGCCGATAAGTTGCAAGTATCTAGGAATACTGTGTCAAAAGCTTTGAACGACCACGCGGATGTTGCTGAAGAGACCAAACAATTAATATACAGCACGGCGGTAGAATTGGGATATAAAAAGATTGGGATATTACAGAAGAAAGAATTACATATACAGAAACAAAGAGAAGAAGAAGCCAAGAAGGATATCAATAAAAATATTGCCTTTCTGAGCTATGGTCTTCAAGTAGAAGGTTCCTATTGGTCCCACATATTAAACGGGATCGAGGAAGTAGCAAGAGAACAGGGGTACAACGTGATCTTAGGTAGTATTAGCGAAGAGGATGAGGAGCATTTAATATTACCTAATTGCGTCAGCAACGGGGCCATTGATGGCATTGTTTTAATGGGGTCCTTAAAAAAGGATTATGTAAAGAAGGTTATTGGTGGCGACATACCGACGGTTCTCATTGACACCTTTGCAGAGAAATATTACGGTCAAATAGGGGCGGATATCATCATGGTGAACAATGAAGAAAGTACAAGGATGTTAACAGAGCATCTTCTGGAGCAAGGCATTACAGATATCGGGTTTATTGGTGATATTACCTATTCTAAGAGTTTTCGAGAACGTTGGGAAGGCTTTCTTAGAGCCATGCAGGAGGCCAATGTGCCTGTGAACAGCGATTACTGTATTATTCACAATGAAGCTTTTCACTATCAACATCGAGAAGCTGTTGAAGAAGAGATGCAGAAGATGGTTAAGTTGCCTAGGGCGTTGGTTTGCGCCAATGATCGTGTTGCCATTAATGTCATCAGAGATATTAAAAGGAAAGGCATAAGGGTACCGGAAGATGTTGCCATTGTTGGTTTTGATAACATAGATGAAGCCAAAATTATAGAACCTTCTTTGACCACAGTAAATATCTGTAAACGGGATTTGGGTCGACGTACCATGGATGAGTTAATCTGGCGCATTAAGAATCCAAACTATCCCTACGAAGTGATTCGGATGCATACAAAAGTGAAGATTAGAAAGTCAAGTATTTGCTAA